A stretch of the Montipora foliosa isolate CH-2021 unplaced genomic scaffold, ASM3666993v2 scaffold_413, whole genome shotgun sequence genome encodes the following:
- the LOC137988329 gene encoding uncharacterized protein: MMRLQWTQDLDVESLEARGHWASMEELLEVVSFHLPRYEQTVKTCQNDPGQVNPYDLTFATKFLATYLFIKVKGSRPMTYQYLTVDMVKAAKENGGFIDQKTFKTAGKYGFDSVILTDTSMQIIDGYITFVRPLLKPQCDFVLVTKSGKQHSKLGNEMSKLVFDAIGKYIHPTRYRQIVETQSLDALNDKEHRLLCEDQKHSSVVAKVHYQKRRSREVAVKAHECLQKLQGTKGSEVDMEVNTRFGSTSSIATFEPAIECARSENARPKIDTLHSNRLLSQGHQRRPLRFTTDEDDFLKRGIDKHGFGQWTAILRDSDFRFQKGRLADSLKKRAELRFLPNEKP; encoded by the coding sequence atgatgagattgcaatggacgcaagatctcgatgtcgaatcattagaggccaggggtcattgggcaagcatggaagaactgttagaagtcgtgtcttttcacttgcctcgctacgaacaaaccgtaaaaacgtgccaaaatgaccccgggcaagtgaatccctatgacctgacatttgcaacaaaattcttggccacctacttgttcatcaaagtgaaaggatcgcgtcccatgacttatcaGTATCTTACAGTTGAcatggtaaaggcagcaaaggaaaatgggggtttcatcgatcagaaaacctttaaaacgGCTGGAAAGTACGGATTTGACTCTGTGATTCTGACAGATACGAGCATGCAAATAATCGACGGCTACATTActttcgtgaggcctttgctcaaaccccagtgcgattttgttttggtcaccaaaagcggaaaacaacacagcaaattgggcaacgagatgagcaaATTGGTCTTTGACGctattggcaaatacattcaccccacgcGTTATCGCCAAATCGTCGAGACGCAAAGTCTTGACGCGCTTAACGACAAAGAGCACCGACTTTTGTgtgaagaccaaaaacatagctctgtcgttgccaaagtacactatcagaagcggagatcgcgcgaagttgctgtaaaggcacacgaatgtcttcaaaaattacaggggaCCAAAGGCTCAGAGGTGGATATGGAAGTGAACACTAGATTTGGTAGCACAAGTTCCATAGCCACTTTTGAGCCAGCCATTGAATGTGCACGATCAGAAAACGCACGGCCCAAGATCGATACCCTGCATTCAAACCGCTTACTAAGTCAGGGCCATCAACGTAGACCGTTGAGATTTACAACAGATGAAGACGATTTTCTAAAAAGGGGAATTGATAAGCACGGGTTTGGACAGTGGACGGCTATTTTGAGAGATtcagattttcgttttcagaaaggcagGCTGGCCGATTCTTTGAAGAAGAGGGCCGAACTTAGGTTTCTGCCAAATGAAAAACCTTAG
- the LOC137988330 gene encoding uncharacterized protein codes for MEKDDGMKNVAFFFSAIATQRLKKQRGKQKPSEEHEDSDDVEGCEEVSQLAGSSSQDWLANHASIINEKMCPSVSYWIALTTPNGAPTSPLAIHRALLECRVDVFTNQVPCREGKENSAMKELFKVLKDHNNAFMAELVESSYRHCFEDEFEKFFGEAQSQDIEECGAENVVRICLVDHSFQSSLLLAVEKLQEARLVIDQFGFRGHDSTSQGAKETGIEQTRLSDKLTVLINDIGIAMKKLEYALYGGKVYKKCERAKYSYWYKCEMEVFINSLAANETFKDRLLKDMRKVSEILSNPHCEVIRPLCVDYNLIEVNDGQCWSIKDRRFVDNAIADKDIGHITPRAFSPYDPTTEPDPKYFKEILENSLSAVEVQLFCEDFLKLLNHNKKRHKDKVPCLVGAANSGKTSLFQPILGLIHHHNVATITKQRVFNKAMINRFTEVIFIDEACPSTLDIDDWKILTQGGYTACDVKYKTAKSFINRCPMLLTAQKKLEFKPEDQPAMDRRLRSYTFKSLPKPRKKAAEWLRRHPMDCVVWASKQASTSSDRDESSDSSDEEDLESQVDDGILKEEEKDALRTLELVDEDCDAETVQDGDEMATLDQDSSQDDSEGDQGIRNLRHALEKTYTGSLRHRHVSHLLQVRLEELERVRQAEENSYKQR; via the exons GCATGAAGAATGTAGCATTCTTTTTCAGTGCCATTGCTACTCAACGCCTAAAGAAACAAAGAGGCAAACAAAAGCCAAGCGAGGAACACGAAGATAGCGACGATGTTGAAGGGTGTGAAGAAGTCAGTCAACTTGCGGGTTCATCGAGCCAGGATTGGTTGGCAAATCACGCGTCTATCATAAACGAAAAGATGTGCCCGAGCGTTAGCTATTGGATCGCGTTGACCACGCCCAATGGTGCTCCAACCAGTCCGCTTGCTATTCATCGTGCCTTGCTAGAGTGTAGAGTGGACGTATTTACAAATCAG gTGCCCTGTCGTGAAGGGAAGGAAAACTCCGCAATGAAAGAGCTATTCAAAGTTCTCAAAGATCACAACAACGCCTTCATGGCCGAGCTGGTCGAATCCTCATACCGCCATTGCTTCGAagatgagtttgagaagttctTTGGCGAGGCGCAATCACAGGATATCGAGGAATGTGGCGCCGAAAACGTTGTGAGAATTTGTCTGGTCGACCACTCGTTTCAGTCCAGTCTTTTGCTGGCCGTGGAGAAATTACAGGAGGCAAGGTTGGTCATCGACCAATTCGGTTTTCGAGGACACGACTCTACATCACAGGGGGCAAAGGAAACCGGCATTGAACAAACGAGGCTGTCCGACAAACTTACTGTCCTTATAAATGACATCGGAATCGCCATGAAAAAGCTCGAATACGCTCTTTACGGTGGAAAAGTGTATAAGAAGTGCGAGAGAGCTAAGTACAGCTATTGGTACAAGTGCGAAATGGAGGTGTTCATCAACAGCTTGGCAGCAAACGAGACATTCAAAGACAGACTACTCAAGGACATGAGAAAAGTCAGCGAAATCCTTTCCAACCCACACTGCGAGGTCATTAGGCCCCTCTGCGTCGATTACAACTTGATCGAAGTGAACGATGGTCAATGCTGGTCAATTAAGGATAGACGTTTCGTTGACAATGCAATCGCCGACAAGGACATCGGCCACATCACACCGCGAGCATTTTCGCCATATGATCCCACCACAGAGCCAGAcccaaaatattttaaagaaattttggAAAACAGCCTGAGTGCCGTTGAAGTCCAACTATTTTGCGAGGATTTCCTGAAGCTGTTAAATCATAACAAGAAACGCCATAAAGACAAGGTACCGTGCCTGGTCGGTGCTGcaaacagtggcaaaacgagCTTGTTTCAGCCTATCCTAGGTTTGATCCACCACCACAACGTGGCGACGATAACGAAACAGCGTGTGTTTAACAAGGCGATGATTAATCGCTTCACAGAGGTGATCTTCATAGATGAAGCTTGTCCGTCGACACTTGACATCGACGATTGGAAGATACTAACTCAGGGCGGTTACACGGCATGCGACGTGAAATACAAAACAGCAAAATCGTTCATCAACCGTTGCCCGATGTTGTTAACCGCACAAAAGAAGCTCGAATTTAAGCCAGAGGATCAGCCTGCCATGGATAGGAGATTGAGAAGCTACACATTTAAGAGTTTGCCCAAGCCAAGGAAAAAAGCCGCAGAGTGGCTTCGCAGGCACCCCATGGACTGTGTCGTGTGGGCCTCCAAACAAGCAAGCACGTCAAGCGACCGCGACGAGAGCTCCGACAGTAGTGACGAAGAAGACCTAGAATCGCAAGTGGACGATGGAATCCTCAAAGAAGAAGAGAAGGACGCTCTGCGAACACTCGAGCTCGTAGACGAAGACTGTGATGCAGAAACAGTCCAAGACGGTGACGAAATGGCCACTTTAGACCAAGACAGCAGTCAGGACGACTCTGAAGGTGATCAGGGTATCAGAAACTTGAGGCACGCTCTCGAGAAAACGTACACGGGCTCCCTTCGACACCGACACGTATCTCATCTACTTCAAGTGCGGCTCGAGGAACTCGAAAGAGTGAGGCAGGCGGAAGAGAACAGTTACAAACAGAGGTAG